In the Ostrinia nubilalis chromosome 7, ilOstNubi1.1, whole genome shotgun sequence genome, one interval contains:
- the LOC135073532 gene encoding nitric oxide synthase-interacting protein homolog: MTRHARNCTAGAVYTYHEKKKDAAASGYGTQSERVGKDSVKNFDCCSLTLQPCRTPVVTKEGYLFDKEAILEYIVTKKNEYTRKLKQYEKQLKKEEAEKAELAAAEKEANLIKFMNREKNISTVKSESGPSTSTSVSNLANGKDKQLPSFWVPSQLPDAKISKVEKPDSTVYCPISGRPLKMKDLIEVNWTLVKDPDDKKSLIAKENRYMCPVTHDILSNAVPCAVIRTTGHVVTMECVERIIKKDWTHPLTGDKLKEKDIIPLQRGGTGYALTNQNLEGKNERPVLQA, encoded by the exons ATGACACGACATGCCAGAAACTGTACAGCAGGTGCTGTTTACACGTATCACGAAAAGAAGAAAGACGCTGCAGCGTCTGGATACGGCACTCAGAGTGAGAGAGTGGGAAAGGATTCAGTGAAGAACTTCGATTGCTGTAGCCTCACACTGCAGCCATGCAGAACGCCAGTTGTCACTAAGGAAGGGTATTTGTTTGATAAAGAGGCGATTCTAGAGTACATAGTGACTAAAAAGAACGAGTACACAAGAAAACTCAAACAGTACGAGAAACAACTCAAGAAGGAGGAAGCAGAGAAGGCGGAACTTGCAGCTGCTGAGAAAGAGGCAAACTTAATTAAGTTCATGAACAGGGAAAAGAACATTTCCACTGTAAAGAGTGAATCGGGCCCGTCTACATCCACTTCTGTGTCCAACCTGGCAAATGGGAAAGATAAACAACTGCCCAGCTTCTGGGTGCCGTCACAGCTGCCTGATGCAAAGATTTCCAAAGTAGAAAAGCCAGATTCGACAGTGTATTGCCCAATCAGTGGCCGGCCACTCAAAATGAAGGATCTCATTGAAGTTAACTGGACTCTAGTGAAGGATCCAGATGATAAGAAGTCGCTGATAGCAAAAGAGAACAGATACATGTGCCCTGTTACTCATGATATCTTGAGTAATGCTGTCCCTTGCGCTGTGATCAG AACAACTGGCCATGTCGTGACAATGGAGTGTGTGGAAAGGATTATAAAGAAGGACTGGACTCACCCCCTCACTGGAGACAAACTGAAAGAGAAAGACATCATACCCCTGCAAAGGGGAGGCACTGGATATGCCCTCACAAATCAGAACCTGGAGGGAAAGAATGAGAGACCTGTTTTACAAGCTTAA